AGCAagtacttttaattccagcactcaagaggcagacagatctctgtgggtttgcgAATAGCCTGGTCTTCTAATGAGTTCCAAACCAGTCagggctataaagtgagacctttccttgaaaaagaaaatggatagacTCCTTCCACATTAATGGTGGGTATAGAGgtatattatttgtcttttagtaaataaagcttgcctgaagatcagggagcaaagcagccatactagtcagccatacaggtaAGGGGgttggtggcacacaactttaatcccagtactcggaagacagaggcacacggatctctgagagttcaaggctaccctgggccacacaagattgaatctgtctaaacgAGAAACAAAGTTCACagaaaggtgatcccagcacttgggatcacatgcttttaatcctggcactaggcaggtggagacaggagcgatatggctgggcagagagaggaatataagggaagggacaggaactcagtggaatGGAGTCTTCACAATccattgagacaggatcttgcccatttTTAGTCttaggtagaggtaagagccaatggctggctgctttgcttttctgatcttcagctggAGCCCCAATATttatctctgggcttttattattcacACTACAAGTGGGAGTGCTCTCTACTCTTGAATGTCTCTAATGTGTCTTGCTGCTTTTCCTCCCCGACACCTTGACTTCCCTGTGACTTCTGAGCTAAAAGAAGTCCCTTTTCCTCTGTGCTGCTTTTATTAGGATATTTTATCAGAATCAAAAATAAGAAAGTTGGTTTTATGGTTTTTGAAAAGTTCTTTTGATACTTGCTATAGTTTGGCTCTTAAATGTCTGCTGTAGGTTCATATGTTAAGATTTGATTGGTAGCCCGTGGTACCACTGGGAAATGGTATAACTCTAGAAGTGTAGACTAGTAGAAAGAAATTAGGTCACTGAATCATATACCGGAACCCAGAACTCTGTCGCTCTTCCTGGCTCCCCCCAGACAGGATAGGCCTTGCCAGGTCCCTAAAGACTGTGGAGTGACTCCTCaaaaaccatgagcccaaataaacctctGTTCCTTTTAAAGGGTTGCTCCAGGTATTTTGTCATATCTATGGAAAGATGATCAatataatattgatttttaaaatacaagttaaTGGACAAGTATCTGAATTAAATATACTTAAAGGTAACTTGGGTTTTGCCTGTCTGGTGTTCAGCCTTAGAGCCTGCTTGACTCCTGCTCATCTGTACCCTTGACGTAATCATGACCTTCGATTTCTACCAGCTCCAGTATCTCTGGCTCCCTTACTGTACTCAGTGCTGGCAGCCCTGTGTTGATTGGCAGGTCTGTAGTTGATTAGTAAGTGCTCTTGTTGGGCAGGGATGGTGCTATAGGATGAGTCCCTTCCTTAACAGCCTGTAGTTTGAAACCAACGCTATCTAGAACAGCTTCAGGCTTGAACCTGCTGAACTATTGTTCTAGTTGTGGCTACAGTAAAAGCTACTGTGCTCTGCAGTTAAGGAAATATTAATTGAAAACTAAGTTAAGTAacttaatctcagcatttagagTTACAGGTAAACATGGTCATCTGGGGATGTGGATATgtacttttgtgtgttttattaacTAACCCCTCCACAGGGACTGTAGGTTTTCAGGCCTTTATAAATCCCCTTCTGTCAGCCTCAGGAACATGGGTGCTGTGAAGTAATCCTTTTGTACATTGAGAAGATGTGCTGCTTTcgtggttaataaagagctgactgctaatagctaggcagaaagaggttaggAATGAGAGACAAacaagagaatgctgggaagaaggagggtggagttgccagccagatacTGAGGAAGTAGGAGATAAATATGCCATGCTGAAAAAAGGTATCATCATGTGGTAGTgtgtagattttaaaaaatgggttaatttaagatgtaagagctagttagtaataagcctgagcaattggctgagcatttataattaataaaaagtctccagtGGGTTACTGGGGAGCCAGAGGTTTTGATGAAAAACTGCCTACTTATGAATGGGTTGGACCTAAATGGAACCATAGGTTAGAAGAATGTTGGCCAGTTTCCGAGAACTATCTGCTACTCTGACCCTTCTTCAGAGCTATCTACTCTGAGGTCTACTATAGTCTCTATGCTGCAAAAGCCCCAAGGCACTCCCTACCTCACCTGGCTAGCCACAGTGTTTCTGCAGAAGGGCATACCCGGGTTCAGAGTGACTCCTAGAGACAGGGGATTCAGATAACAGTGGGGAGAtggccctttcttctctttggaaGTCATTTCCATCCTGCTCCCAATGGAGATAAATAACCCTCCAGCATTCTCTTTATTTGCCAATACTGGGACAAGACAGGGCCAGCTGGTGAGACCAACATGTTACAGAAGTTCTCACTGTCCCCCTCCAGTGGCCACAAAGGTCTTGTTCTTGACACTCCGTCCCAGTGAATACCCTGGGAGTCTCCTCAATCCCTCTTGCAAAAGGATCTGTCCTGCTGGCTCCCTGTCTAAAATCTCAAGTGGAGGTTGCAGGGTGGGCCCAGGTTCCGGGTCTCAAGAACTATTTTCCAACCATCTATCATGTGCTGGCATCTGTGTTTCAAGGACATGGGCTCCTATCACCCTGTGCTGCTGGGGGCTTTCTGTTGACAACTTCTTGAGCTCAGGCCAATTTGTACCTTTATGATAAGGAAGGACACCTCCTCCAGAACAGACATATCCAAGAGGCCAACCAGGCACTCCCAGGGCCTGTTCTCCATAGAGCTAGCTAGGTTCCATCAAACCTGCTTCACCCTCCACCGTTGCCTGCCACTCCCCAGGGGCCTGCTTTCCCTCATTTGCCCCAGGCTTCTTCTAGCCCATCAACACTCTTTCTTCTGCTGCCTCTCTTTCTTGGTATGAACTGCACTCTGCTTCTGCCcttggaagaggagaggggctATTGGGAAGAGGTTGAAAGTGAAAAGGCTGTAGGGACTTTATGTCCAAAATAAATGAAGCCCGAAAAACTGGAGCAGTTTTTCATTCAACTTAAATGAAAATCCAAATGTACAAAGATGTGaaattcagaaaatggaaaaaatggcTTTGCATGTCAGCTTCAatacttccctccctcccttcctcccttcttcccttccctaccttccatctctcccctcttcccttctgatCTCTAGTGTTTGGAAGGAAAGGGCATCAGAGAGCTATACAGCCGCCAGTTTATCTGTAGATATTTAAGTCTCTTAGGTAGGGTCTTGCACTCCCTCGCGAGTCCAGTTGTTTGTGGCAAAAGTCAGAGAGACCTGGAACACAGTGTATCTCTTGGGGAGCATGTGAGTGGTTTGAGGCAGACTTTCAGAGCCTTTTAGTAAGGAGCTTGGGTAGTAAGTGGGGCATAAACATCTCCTGCAGGGCAAAATACAAACATCTGCAGGATTTGGCAACGCACCTCCTTCCCCGTTAAGCTTCCCCTCAGTTATGCACACCAGCCTGGCATGGGGGGGTGTCAAGGGGAATATTTGTTAATGTATCAGTTTCAGTTAAAACTGAATTCATCTTACACTCTCAGGGGTTGGAACTGCCAGACCCGAGTCaaacagaagagggaaagggaggacgGAAAGACACCAGGTAAGGCTAGCAGCGCGAGGTCAACAGTTAAGAAATACAGTCACCAGAGAGGTGACTCCCAGAAAGTGGCTGTAAATTGTGCAGCTGAGTTCACGTATATCTCAGATCGGGGACccagattttcaaatttgttaGGAGATTTTAtgcaaaataatatgtaaatcgagtgcattttaaaaaaattccagccCTTTCTTGGGTCACACACAGGTTAGTGAAGGTCTCGCCCCAACACTCCGCAGCACCAGTTCAGGAGGAAGGGCTCGGAGGAGGGCTGTGCCGGGGGCGGGACCATGACGTTAAGGTCAAGGCGGGGCCTCCTCTTGTTCCTCCCTTGGCTGCGGCCGCCGTGGCGGTGCCTTTGCATCGCCAAAAGGGGCCCTCTGACTTCTCACTGGGCCAGTCCGGCGCTGAGTGGCGGAGCCGCACACTGCTCCCGCCGGTCTTGGAGCGggactcccttcttcccagagttgcGAGCAACTTTCCCCGCCCCTGGAGCTAAAGTGGCTCGGGGACCGTGGCCGCCGCAGGTGGGTGAGCCCCGGGCCCGGCTCTCCGCATCCCGGCTGTAAGCTCGAGCAGCTCAAGCCCAAGCCCTTGGCGCGTGCACCGTGAGGGTCCCCCGCGTCGGCTCTGCAGGCGAGATGCCTCTGGGACACATTATGAGGCTGGATCTGGAGAAGATCGCCTTGGAGTACATCGTGCCCTGTCTGCACGAGGTCGGCTTCTGCTACCTGGACAACTTCCTAGGCGAGGTGGTGGGCGATTGCGTGCTGGAGCGAGTCAAGCAGCTGCACTACAACGGGGCCCTGCGTGACGGCCAGCTGGCGGGGCCGCGCGCCGGCGTCTCCAAGCGGCACCTGCGGGGCGACCAGATCACGTGGATCGGGGGCAATGAGGAGGGCTGCGAGGCCATCAACTTCCTCCTGTCCCTCATCGACAGGCTGGTCCTGTACTGCGGGAGCCGGCTGGGCAAATACTATGTCAAGGAGAGGTCCAAGGTAGGATGCGTGCGGGCGCTTGTGCCTCCTTCACTGGGTTGCAGCGAACTTTGGTTTATAACCAAGAAGTCAGTTTGCCTTATCTGCTCCCTCGCGTCCCCTCCACCTCCCGGCCCACCTCCTTAAGCAAAAGTCCACGTTAAGGGGCTCAGGTGTGTCGTGATGATGAGCTTCTGCTGACTCTGAAAGAATTGCTCTGGTTTTGGTGATGACCGCAGGACAACTGGCTTGTGGATGGAAAAGATATTCCAAACACTGCAACACACATGTCCATGATCCGAAGTGCCTGTTTTAAAGCCAACCCGGCATTGCCCTTCACTCTTAACCCTACTAGAGGCAAGTGCACTTTTTGCCTTGTGTGAGTTGGTTTGTAGAGTCTGGTAGGCTGGGAAGGAAGAGTTATATGTGGAACAGTTAAGACGCCACTTCTGCGTGCAGCCTTTGACCCCTGGCGCCCAGGATTCTCTTAGACCCATCGACCCAACTGAAAAGTCTCACCTGGTGCCGAGCCCTACGCTGTCACCTTTCTTTTCCTATAAACTCATGGCAAAGTCCACTCGAACAACCTGATAAGGACCTTGGAGAGAGTGGTGAAGTAGCTCTAGGTAGAAACCTTGTTTCTCTTCACAGAGCCGGATATGGTGCGGTGGGTGGTGGTGATTTATGTTGGAAACGTTTCCAGGTAGAGATTGGAAGGCAGGCCAATGGGAGGTGGAAGGGCTGAGACGGTGCACACCCATTGCTTTCGGTCGGTCTTGGCCACCTTGGCCTCTTCTTCCTTTAACACTAGTCAGACCCTCTTCCCAGGAGCAATTCAGAGTGATTTGTCCAGACATTGCTGTCTGGTCAAGAGACTCTCAGAATCATTGAAACTTGTCAAGTCCAGCGAGGCAGAGCCCACTAGCAACTGAGGGACCATGAGCCTCCTCGCCACTCTTTGATAATAAACATGAGGATTCCCAGTATAGGTTTGGTCATGGGATAAACTATTGTAGTCTTATTTGCCTCCCAAACTGGAAAGAGTATTCTTATTAAAAAGCAAGCAGTCCACTAGGAATGTCTGGAGGTGAAGGGCTGAGCTGGATGAGTAGCCTGAGGAGCTGAGAACTGCCATCAAGCTAGGAGGATGTGACCGGCCTGACTGCCAGACAAGTGTCCTCATGGACGCTTGGACCCAAAGTGAATCTTAGGAAAGTTTTGGCGTCTACATTTTAGTTTGATTTGGGAGTAGTTTGGAGTTAGCAGGACTCTGTTGAAGCATGATGGTAGAGTgagtgtgtttttttcttcttctgtgagtTTGGTGGTAGACTTGAAGGTCATCTGTGTTTTGCTCAGTGTTGTTTCTGCCCTAAATAACCTTGCTGATACCCCTGGGGTTAGCCTCAGATCGGGAGACACTTGGAGCTTTAACCTGAAGGCACAAATGGCTCTTTATCAAGTTTGTAAAGTTCCTAACAAACTTGGCTGTTAAAGAATTTTCCCTCGGTGGTTTAGGAATAAATTCCCCTCCTCTGAGAAAGACTGAAATTAATTGATAAGTCATGTCACGAATAGAGTTCAAAATTTATATTGCTTTGACTTAATGGATGACAGAGATCCCGAGCTAGAGTTTaattcaaaggaaatgaaaacaaaacaaaaaaccttagtCACCCAGGGTAAGGTGGCAGGCTCGGTGGACTTTTCAATCCCAGgttctctcctgggcagatgaaGTCTCTTGTCAGCTGCCTTGAAAAGGGAACCGGTCTTACCCCCCTGAAGAGGCATCTTTCCTTACCCAGATTCCAGCTCTCTCCTCTGTTCCTGGCACAGAGCTTCATCCATACCCTGTAGAAAGTCCACCTCTACATTGGGTTATTCCCTGACTAATtagaaccaaaaacaaaaacaaaaagcaaccaaaataccaaataagcAAAACCCAAGCTTAACAATCAGTGTAGCTGTTttcgtttatttgtttgtttgttttaaactgtAGCACTTTGATTTACTTCTGTAAGACAGCAGCCTCCAGCCCCTTACTCCGAGTTCACTGGTGATACATTGTAAGAACATCCTGTCTATAGGGCCACACTGCTTCCTTTCAGTTggcctgttttcttccttccccgtCCTCATTCTGCACAGCTTCCCACAGTACTGATACAGACAGACCTAGTTTCCTGCTTATAGTttcaggggatttttttttccatacagaGAATTTGTACAGATCTTAAACTTATTTATAGCTTTTGATTGAGGGAATTTCTAACATATACAAATATAGATCGGCTAATATGAACTTCCACCAGGCAATTTtagcagccttttttttttttgctctaaagTGCACTTTAAATTTCTATGCATTGTGCTTATGAGTGCGTACATGCTCATtacgttgttttttttttttaaactggactTGTAAAGGTCATTGAATAATGTGAGTGGAATTGCAAAAATATTGGGAATAAACCAGAGTATTTACTGGACCTAAAATTAAAACTGTGGGAGAACTGTTAGGTGGTACCTTTCCCTTCAAAAGTAAAAGTTGTTATTGGTTAGAATttgtctgcttttcctttgttgAAGCAAAGTGGGGTTTGGAGTTCCCCTGGGGAAAGCAGATCCCCATTGTGCCCAGGAGCGTGGCATGGCGCCCCCTAACCTCAAGTGTGGTCATTGCTTCCAGCAAGCATGGGTTATCTGTTGCTCCCTCCTGGAGATCTAGACCACATCCAAGATAAATACTGCTTATAATTTGCTCCCTTTTCTTTGGCTGCCTAGAGCTTGCAAATGGCTGTTTTCCAGAGAACGTGTAATTTATAGAACCGAATGTCCCTTTGCCTGAAGCACCAGAGTTGGGAACACTAGCAATAATAAATACCTTTTACCGAGCAGTGTGCGCTGCCCGGCCCCTTTCTCAGCACTGAGCTAATGTGCTGACCTTACTTGCTCTTCTCTGCAGCGGTCCTAAAGGAACTGAGCACCTAAGTAATAGACCCAGGGCTTCTCCCAATGAGGGCAAGAGGCAATTTCCGAAAGAGTTCGGGAGTGAGGCTTAGCATTGGTAAGCCTGTGGCTTTTGAGAAGTCGCTTAGATCTTATCcagtgtaaaataataataacataaagaCTTTGGGAGAAAAGACTTTATAATCCATGTAAAATTCTTAGAATTTCTAGTCTTTGTCCTTGTTTAAAGGCTCTGAGTGAGGTGTGAGATTCCAGACTAGATTCGTCTGACTGAGTCTGTGTTCTTAACCATCAGGCTTTTCCATTTAACGCcccaaatgtgcatgtgtgtctgtgggtttctGTGCAGGACCCGTGTGAGCCAGCTTACACTCATAAATACAGGTGAACTATAGAATAGTCTAGTTCATAGTTAACTATGTCTTAggctataacacacacacacacacacacacacacacacacacacacacacacgttgaatGAAGTGGATCAGTCTAATGCCTTTGAAGGTATGAAGTTCCGGGTTAGATTTTCCAGTGCTGTTTTTAGGGAAGTATTGCTAGGGCAGTTATTAGGACCCTGGCGAGAGCATCTGTGGACCGTGGTGGTGACAGGGTTTGTACTGTGTGCAGACAGGCCAGCCCTTCCCTGGAGACTATGCAGAGGGCCGATGAAGCAGCAGGAAGTCGATGAATCAGAGAAAGTACAGTGCACTGTGGTGGGCTTGCTCCCCATCGTGGAGCAGCTGTTTGGCCCACCCTTCTGGTAGCGTTCAGAACACCCGCCCGTTACTTAGTGGAACTCATCCTAGCTGGAAGTGACTCTAAGCAAAGATGGGATGAGGTACTGTGCCGATCAGATATCTCTCAGCACACAAGCACAGGAAAAGCAATCAGGAGTCTCAGAGGACCAGGGCCGTGAACATGGACCCTCATATCCAGCTGTGCTCACTCGCTGAGTTTCAAGGCCTTTCTTTTCGCTCCTCTGCTTGTGCTCtgtatttcttcccttctcttcttctagCCCAGCGTTTGCTGCTGTTGTACACACATGGTGTAAGGTTATGCCTTACAATGGCCGCTTTAGGCCAAGATGGACGGAGGCCAGAATTCAAGTTTCCATTGCCCTGGAGAAAGCCTGCTTGTCTTCACCTTAGCTAACTTTGGGGCCCCGTGAGCCCTGGTTGGGGTGACGGAAGCCTGTCGAAACGTGTATCATGAATGTGATTGCCAGAGCCCACGGCAGGCGTGATTCTTAGAGAGCAGAGGTTTGCCTGTGGCGTCTCTACAGTTACCTTCAACTGTTTCAGGAAATCATTTCTACAACACAGCCTCAGTGAGACGGAAGCCTATTGTCGGTGAGGGAGCGAGCATTCACGGTCTACAGAGAAGTACGCCATGTGGCTACTCAGGAGTCTTCCCTGCTCGTGACTGAGCTAGAAATCAGTGGGCATCGGGTTAGTGTTTTCTCCAGAGGGTAGCTGGTGTCTGGTTGCTCTGTGGCAGGCCTTAGTGTGAATGGGTAGGCGGAAGAGGAGTGGAGTACTTAGAAAGCCCAAGGACTAAGGTGAGCGCGGATGTAGCAGTCAGCACAAGTGTAACTGATGTCACCCTGACCATCTTTAGTCTGGTTTTCTGATTGGAAAGCCCACCCTTGCATTCTTtagtcttgttttctttggaCTGTTATCCGAGGCAGAATTGGATggttctctgtgaatttaaggccagcccagcctacaaagtgagttccagaatagccagcgCTAGCTACccagtgagatgtctcaaaaatatttttaattatgtgtgtgtgcacatatctgtgtgtgggtgtgtgcaggtgGCCTGTAGGTCAGGGGTGCCATTATTTCCTGGAGTTggattacaggtagttgtaagctgTCTTATGTGGGTGATGGAAACTGATCTCGGGTCCACTGCATGAGCAATATCTGCTCTTAacagctgtgccatctctctagcccctagtggatgtctgtgtgtgcgtgtgtgtttgtgtgtgtggggtgtgtgtgtgtgtgtgtgtgtgtgtgtctggcctCTGATTGAGCAAGAAAGTTTTCTTCCAGGCGAGGAAGGACACCTTGAGCAGCTCCTTGACAAGGGGCTAAGGGGAACAGGTGCCTCACAGAGAGACCTTAGCTGGTTGGCACTGGGTCACGTGGCCCAGGACTAGCTGGTGAATTCTACCACATGAATTcagtattttatttgaaaacGATAATCCCCTGTAAGGCAGAATTATGTTGTTTATATCTGTAACTGGCTCTTGGATGTCAGGAGACATTCCTCTTTCTGGCAGCTTAAGCGAAATTTGCACATTCTCTCCAATTCCCGACACTGGTTAGGAAAACTAGTTTTTCATAATAACGATGTTAGCTTTGCATCCCAGAAAGGTATCCTGTGAGCATACCATATATGGGAGACATGCCATGAGGCCTGAAGACTTGTCCCTAGCAGAGCTGTCTGGTGAGCATCCTGAAGCCCCTCGGTAGGATGTGTCCTCTAGGACCAGGCTCGGAAGGCTTGGTCAGTTCGGCAGTGCTGCTCTTGGCTGAAGTCTCTGGTGCTGGGTAAACAAAAGACATTTGACTCGGGCCTATCGAAGACCAAAGAGTAGTGGACAAGTTAGTACTGTGGACAaggctgttgggttttttttttttttttttgggttttttgttttagttattttagCCACAGAGATGATTCCCTTGTAGCAGGACTTTGTGGCCATTGACTAACCCTGGTCTGCGAGATACGTGTCATTTCTCTCTGGTGTTTGTCAAATGCACATGTTGTGATGGTAATGATAGCTCTGATGTGTTCTGCTGGGCATCTGCCAGGGGTGCCTGCCCAGTGGGTGGCTGAATCCAGAAGCGCTGGAATTGCAAATACAACAGACAGATCATTTTATGATGCCAGACTAAAGAATTCATCTTTGGCAGATGGCCAGGAACCATTGATTTGGGCTTGGATTCGTGGCTCCGTGGGTTCTTGCCAAGTAAGATCACTGAGCTCGGTTAATTATACATAGGATTTGTACCCCCTTTCTCTCAGTTATTTCTGTCCTAAGCCAGTGCCGCGTTTGCTTCACTTTGCCTCCTCTTGTGATACCGAGGTGTGGATGAGTTTCTGCCCCTAGTTCTGGTAAgctgggagtcccttctgtgccCCTCTTTTACCCAGCCTTACCCGACCCCCCGTGCTATCCTGTAAAATGTAGCCTCTCAGGTTTTAAAGTGGGATTTATTTGGCCCCTTGCCCAAGGTTCCCTATGCTCAGAACGGTGTTGAGGCATCCTTGTTTTAAGTCAAGCCAGTTTTTGATTCTTTAGAAGGCACATTGGTAACGTTACCCGAGTTTTAGAGTGaatgcatgctgtggcatggcGGACCGCCCCCCTCCAAATGTGCAGGTGTGAGCACCTGGCCCTGAGCAGCATGGCTTTGCAGATCTGCAGAGCCCTCGCAAACGGGAGCCTGGCTGGAGGTAGTGGGTCACTGTGGGCCACTGGAGGAGGCTCTTGGGAGCTGGTAGCCCAGCCTCATCTGCTGTGTGCTCCCAGCTTCCTGGCTGCAGGCAGTGGAGCAGCAGCCTCACACAcatgccttcttccttctctggccAAGCTGGACTGCATCCCCTTGGGTTTAACCCAACACGAACACTGCCTAtgttaagttgcttcttgtcggGTATTTGGTCGCCCCAACAAGAAAACTAACCAAAGCAGCGCATCGTTCTCACTGAAACAGAAATAGCCCCCCCCATGTGTATAATTAAAGGACGTGACAGGAGTCTTGATTTTATGCCACTTGGAAGACAATGGGACACTTAGCCCCGAGTGCCACTACAATCCAGGGCTGGTTTTAATGGAGAACTCGAAGTGTTTCAGGATGCCGCTTGGAGGTGTAGTTTGCATATCGCCCTAAGCTCGCCCCTGGTATTCACTAGTGAACAGCAAAGATGGCATTCAGGTACCTGCCTTCTATACATCTTCATCATCAGTGACTGCGTCCGAAACCAACCCTTTCCCTCTCGGCAGTtagatgagtttttaaaaaacacatcaaCAAAAATGTACCTTTCATATTCACGctgttttatggaataatttgagtgGCTTGAATGGATTCCTTTCAACCACGCAGGCAGGAGGCCCCCACTAATCGTGTCTCCATTTTTAGAAGCGTGGTAGTCACTGATGCTATTCCCTCCCTATTGTCCACTGTCACCACCCTTTGGACTTCTTGCTGAGTCAGAGGGGTCTTTCTTTCTGACCTCGTCTGACCCTTTCACACTTCTTCTCCCCCCACTGCCTTCTTCGTGCACCCTGACATGCTAGAAAGGGATTTGTCAGGCATGACCACCTAGCCTACTCTTCAGCACCCCATGCTATGTAGTGCCTGTCTTAGGAAGCCAGTTCTCTGTTCCCTGTAAGTCAACAGGTGGCACAGTCTAGATTGCCCCAGGATGTTTATTTGGTTGCTTGTTCTGCCTCCCTTTAATTTAGAAGTTCCTGAATTCAGAGGCCTCTGcactttgtgtatatattttcttaagattCTAGGTGGTTGGCTTCATTTCATCTTTGAAAGGAATTTTGAATTCAATGAATGTCAGAGTGTCTtcaaaaaaggaggaggaggaggagaagaagcacATATATTTGTTAGGAGTAACTGGGTTTGTACCACAGTCTTTCATTGGACAAGCGATGCGGGGCCATTCCAAAGGAGAACCTTagctttataaattattttctctcattGGGAAATTCTGTGCCACACCTAGAACCTGGCCGCTTCTCCACAGATCTGCCTCAGAGACACgagtcacccagacctgaaactTAGATTCCTCAAGTTCTGGTCCTAGCTCAGCCCCTGGCAAGGCAGCCTCTAGAACATCTCACACTCCTTTATGAGTGAGTTAGGTattaatgtatacattttaaattaaacttgGGTGTTATCTGTTATTAGACACGAGAATGGAAACCTTACACTTGATTTCATCTCATTGGGCTCTTGGGCAAGTCTATTCTCTGAGCCCATTCTCTGCATCTGTAGGACGGGTACGATATTACATCTCCTTCCAAGAGTATAAGGAGTTAGACGAAAGTGGAGACTAGATTTCCCATCGAAAAGGAAAATAGTTGATTCCTGAGGCCAATCCACTTGTTCCTAGAGGCAGACCCCAGCCTGGCAGGACAGCCGACCTCAGAGGCAGACCCCAGCCTGGCACAACGACAGCCGTCCTCAGAGGCAGACCCCAGCCTGGCACGACAGACGTCCTCAGAGGCAGACCCCACCCTGGCAGGACAGCCGCCCTCAGAGGCAGACCCCAGCCTGGCAGGACAGCCGTCCTCAAAAGCAGAGCCTCTGCTGGAAAGAAACAACTGGgtgcttcctgcctgctgtggGACCTGACAGAGCAAACCCTTGCAGAAATACTCTGGGAGCcttctcacttcctgctctctacccAGGCTCCCTAACTAGTGCACTGCTGGCTGCGTTTCATCTTTGCACACTCAGCACGGTTCTGACACAGAATAGTCGTGGCTCTCAGGAACTCAGGGCTGGTAGCACCCTTGGCTCTAAGCACAGTTTCTTGGGTTTCTGTAAACCTCCTGAGTCAGAAATGCCTCCCTCTCTGGGTGACTCCCTGACATGCAGAAGTTTGAGAGCTACCATGGGAGGTTCATGAGGTATGGTGTTGGTATTTTCCTGGTCCCTCTGTTAGCAAGAAAGTTAGAGT
The Microtus ochrogaster isolate Prairie Vole_2 chromosome 1, MicOch1.0, whole genome shotgun sequence DNA segment above includes these coding regions:
- the Egln3 gene encoding LOW QUALITY PROTEIN: egl nine homolog 3 (The sequence of the model RefSeq protein was modified relative to this genomic sequence to represent the inferred CDS: substituted 1 base at 1 genomic stop codon), yielding MTLRSRRGLLLFLPWLRPPWRCLCIAKRGPLTSHWASPALSGGAAHCSRRSWSGTPFFPELRATFPAPGAKVARGPWPPQVGEPRARLSASRLXARAAQAQALGACTVRVPRVGSAGEMPLGHIMRLDLEKIALEYIVPCLHEVGFCYLDNFLGEVVGDCVLERVKQLHYNGALRDGQLAGPRAGVSKRHLRGDQITWIGGNEEGCEAINFLLSLIDRLVLYCGSRLGKYYVKERSKAMVACYPGNGTGYVRHVDNPNGDGRCITCIYYLNKNWDAKLHGGVLRIFPEGKSFIADVEPIFDRLLFFWSDRRNPHEVQPSYATRYAMTVWYFDAEERAEAKKKFRNLTRKTED